A window from bacterium encodes these proteins:
- a CDS encoding tetratricopeptide repeat protein produces the protein MKPCPTCSHTVEPDANFCSRCGARLLAGAREGAVGDRRVVTVLFADVSGFTAMSEQLDPEAVTEIINQCFAALTAPIYRYGGVVDKYIGDAVMAIFGAPIAHEDDPDRAVSAALAMQEAAQAFAADLEGRMGFGLKVRIGLNTGLVVAGEVGGAHKREYTVMGDAVNLAQRLEAAAEPGSILVSEQTYRLTCQAFSYRALSPLSLKGKRDRVAAFELLGRHAPGEPRRLSQQTVGRERERAALRDHWLAAQGGVPQWVTLLGEAGVGKTHLVDAFMRAERPGQVLAGRGVSYHQDRAFELVRQLLEAWLGLAAGAHPSELSQTLAKRLGALDACKDEDAALIALLWGVAATDAPLKGVPDHLRINAAVAASIRALITASRTAPLLLVVEDVQWVDAASWDWLEALAKALAQGQGQLMVLAQARPGTRLPEDASPPGLDRSLISVRPLGEAEATRLASSLTSEQDALSPQDLDAAVRRSEGNPMVLKELVRSLIEGADLEAGLSPSLKGLVAARLDRLPAPERELLEVAAVIGRVFDPTLLRAIAGTPQVEAILLSLTEREWIRPSEPSSYAFSQAIVHEVVYYGMLQRKRRDLHRRVAQHLEHHHGTHDGQVSALARHFLQADEATKAFSYLQRAASLARLTYANDEARTCLREAIALLDRAAFPDAPERLGGLLFELAEVETTLGEYAAAQDRLVQALALSPVPTTQTRLLQALGGIHERRGAFAAALESYEQALGLVQPGETLRASLLVNRAWLRLRGGDHAACLADCNEALASLSPGTLELERARALSVMGIVHYRQNRWSEARSAHAQALEARERAGDLAAIASSLNNLGMVESDCGAWAEAEGHYQRSLAIYQRIGDQGHVATVLNNQGDLAARRGAALEAERQHREALEIRKTLGDRFGIGASLCALGEALRLKGDLEQARAVLFEGLGVLEAIQETELIAEACAALGDIALAARAYPEADRWHQRAMGLAAAQGDWLRRGAIARSQAQAALELGDLSQARTHLDLAESCLAQAETPLDRARHLLLSSRLLRAEGRPEEAKAAASEGDRLLSSLGVQGARETLAWQGETRDLPPPG, from the coding sequence ATGAAGCCTTGTCCCACCTGCTCGCATACGGTCGAGCCCGACGCCAACTTCTGCAGCCGCTGCGGCGCGCGGCTGCTGGCTGGCGCGCGCGAGGGCGCCGTGGGCGATCGCCGGGTGGTGACGGTGCTCTTCGCCGATGTCTCGGGCTTCACCGCCATGAGCGAGCAGCTCGACCCCGAGGCCGTCACCGAGATCATCAACCAGTGCTTCGCGGCCCTGACCGCGCCGATCTACCGGTACGGCGGGGTGGTCGACAAGTACATCGGGGACGCCGTCATGGCGATCTTCGGAGCCCCCATCGCCCACGAGGACGACCCGGACCGGGCCGTGAGCGCGGCCCTCGCCATGCAGGAGGCCGCCCAGGCCTTCGCGGCCGATCTCGAGGGGCGGATGGGCTTCGGCCTCAAGGTCCGGATCGGCCTCAACACCGGCCTGGTCGTGGCGGGCGAGGTGGGCGGGGCCCACAAGCGCGAGTACACCGTCATGGGCGATGCGGTCAACCTGGCCCAGCGACTGGAGGCTGCCGCCGAGCCCGGGTCGATCCTCGTCAGCGAGCAGACTTACCGGCTGACCTGCCAGGCCTTCAGCTACCGGGCCCTGAGCCCTCTCTCCCTCAAGGGCAAGCGGGATCGGGTGGCGGCCTTCGAGTTGCTCGGCCGCCATGCCCCCGGCGAACCGCGCCGGCTCTCGCAGCAGACGGTGGGACGCGAGCGCGAGCGCGCCGCCCTGCGCGACCACTGGCTAGCCGCTCAGGGGGGCGTGCCTCAGTGGGTGACCCTGCTGGGGGAGGCGGGGGTCGGCAAGACCCACCTGGTCGATGCCTTCATGCGCGCCGAGCGCCCGGGGCAAGTGCTCGCGGGGCGCGGCGTCTCCTACCACCAGGACCGCGCCTTCGAGCTGGTCCGCCAGCTCCTCGAAGCCTGGCTCGGCCTGGCCGCGGGGGCGCATCCGAGCGAGCTTTCGCAGACGCTCGCCAAGCGCCTCGGCGCGCTCGATGCCTGCAAGGATGAGGACGCGGCCCTGATCGCCCTCCTCTGGGGGGTGGCCGCAACCGACGCGCCGCTGAAAGGGGTGCCGGATCACCTGCGCATCAACGCGGCCGTCGCGGCCTCGATCCGAGCCCTCATCACCGCCTCGCGCACGGCCCCCCTGCTCCTCGTGGTCGAGGACGTCCAGTGGGTCGACGCCGCTTCGTGGGACTGGCTCGAAGCCCTCGCCAAGGCGCTCGCCCAGGGGCAGGGGCAGCTCATGGTGCTCGCCCAGGCACGCCCGGGCACCCGGCTTCCCGAAGACGCCTCGCCGCCGGGCCTCGACCGGAGCCTGATCTCGGTCCGGCCCCTGGGCGAGGCCGAGGCCACACGCCTGGCGTCGAGCCTCACCTCCGAGCAGGACGCCCTGTCCCCTCAGGACCTGGACGCGGCCGTGCGGCGCTCCGAGGGCAACCCCATGGTGCTCAAGGAGCTGGTGCGGTCCCTGATCGAGGGGGCCGACCTGGAGGCGGGGCTCTCGCCCTCGCTCAAGGGCCTGGTGGCCGCCCGTCTCGATCGCCTGCCCGCCCCCGAGCGCGAGCTGCTCGAGGTGGCCGCCGTGATCGGACGGGTCTTCGATCCGACGCTGCTGAGAGCGATCGCGGGCACCCCCCAGGTCGAGGCGATCCTCTTGAGCCTGACCGAGCGCGAGTGGATTCGCCCGAGCGAGCCTTCGAGTTACGCCTTCAGCCAGGCGATCGTGCATGAGGTCGTCTACTACGGCATGCTCCAGCGCAAGCGGCGCGACTTGCACCGCCGAGTCGCCCAGCACCTGGAGCACCACCATGGGACCCACGACGGGCAAGTTTCGGCACTCGCGCGCCACTTTCTACAGGCCGACGAGGCGACAAAGGCCTTTTCCTACCTCCAGCGCGCCGCGAGCCTGGCGCGCCTGACCTACGCCAACGACGAGGCCCGCACCTGCCTGCGCGAGGCCATCGCCCTCCTGGACCGCGCCGCCTTCCCCGACGCACCCGAGCGGCTAGGGGGCTTGCTCTTCGAGCTCGCCGAGGTCGAGACCACCCTGGGCGAGTACGCCGCCGCTCAGGATCGCCTGGTTCAAGCCCTTGCCCTTTCTCCGGTTCCCACGACCCAGACACGGCTACTGCAGGCCCTGGGCGGCATTCACGAGCGGCGTGGGGCGTTCGCTGCCGCCCTCGAAAGCTACGAGCAGGCGCTCGGGCTCGTCCAGCCGGGCGAGACCCTGCGCGCCTCCTTGCTGGTCAACCGGGCCTGGCTGCGGCTGCGGGGCGGCGACCATGCAGCCTGCCTCGCCGACTGCAACGAGGCCCTCGCCTCCCTCTCGCCGGGCACCCTCGAGCTCGAGCGCGCCCGGGCCCTGAGCGTCATGGGCATCGTCCACTACCGGCAAAATCGCTGGAGCGAGGCACGCAGCGCCCACGCCCAGGCCCTGGAGGCGCGCGAGCGCGCCGGGGACCTCGCGGCAATCGCCTCCTCGCTCAACAACCTGGGCATGGTCGAGAGCGACTGCGGGGCGTGGGCCGAGGCCGAGGGCCACTACCAGCGCAGCCTCGCCATCTACCAGCGCATCGGGGACCAGGGCCACGTCGCGACCGTCCTCAACAACCAGGGTGACCTCGCAGCAAGGCGCGGCGCGGCCCTCGAGGCCGAGCGCCAGCACCGCGAGGCCCTCGAGATCCGCAAGACGCTGGGCGATCGCTTCGGAATCGGCGCCTCCTTGTGCGCCTTGGGCGAGGCCCTGCGCCTCAAAGGGGATCTTGAGCAGGCGCGCGCGGTGCTCTTCGAGGGGCTCGGCGTACTCGAAGCCATCCAGGAGACCGAGCTCATCGCCGAGGCCTGCGCGGCCCTGGGCGACATCGCCCTGGCCGCGCGCGCCTACCCCGAGGCCGACCGCTGGCACCAGCGGGCCATGGGGCTCGCCGCCGCCCAGGGCGACTGGCTCCGGCGCGGGGCGATCGCGCGATCGCAGGCGCAGGCGGCCCTGGAGCTCGGCGACCTGAGCCAGGCGCGCACCCACCTGGATTTGGCCGAAAGCTGCTTGGCTCAGGCCGAGACCCCGCTCGATCGAGCCCGCCACCTCTTGCTGTCATCGCGCCTGCTGCGGGCCGAGGGGCGGCCCGAGGAGGCCAAGGCCGCCGCGAGCGAGGGGGATCGGCTGCTTTCTTCGCTCGGGGTGCAGGGGGCCCGCGAAACCCTCGCCTGGCAGGGTGAGACTCGCGACCTGCCCCCTCCCGGCTAA
- the mce gene encoding methylmalonyl-CoA epimerase, with the protein MLEPNLLAIGKIDHLGIAVHSLADAMPMYTDGLALALHEIEEVPDQKVRTAIFEVGESRLELLEPTSPDSPIAKFLEKRGEGIHHVALGVEDVAKALAHLKEKGYRLIDEAPRPGAGGAMIAFVHPKSTHGVLLELCSRC; encoded by the coding sequence ATGCTCGAACCGAACCTGCTCGCCATCGGCAAGATCGACCACCTGGGCATCGCCGTGCACTCGCTCGCAGACGCCATGCCCATGTACACCGACGGGCTCGCCCTCGCCCTGCACGAGATCGAGGAAGTGCCCGACCAGAAGGTCCGCACCGCCATCTTCGAGGTGGGCGAGAGCCGCCTCGAGTTGCTCGAGCCGACGAGTCCCGACAGCCCCATCGCCAAGTTCCTGGAGAAGCGCGGCGAAGGCATCCACCACGTGGCCCTCGGGGTCGAAGACGTGGCCAAGGCCCTCGCTCACCTCAAGGAGAAGGGCTACCGGCTGATCGACGAGGCGCCTCGGCCCGGGGCGGGCGGCGCGATGATCGCGTTCGTCCACCCAAAGAGCACTCACGGGGTCCTCTTGGAGCTCTGCTCGCGCTGCTAG
- a CDS encoding methylmalonyl-CoA mutase family protein, protein MLAQWETKVSATVAKFPERPEGTVTGSSEPVQRVYTPLDVEGLDYVRDLGLPGQYPFTRGIQPTMYRSRLWTMRQYAGFGTAQETNARFRYLLGQGQTGLSTAFDLPTQMGYDSDHPLAAGEVGRTGVAIDSLADMEVLFEGIPLDKVSTSMTINAPAAILLCMYQAVAEKQGVSPEKLTGTIQNDILKEYIARNTYIYPPAASMRLITDIFAYCAEVMPRWNTISISGYHMREAGCTAVQEVAFTMANATAYVQAALDRGLDVDRFAPQLSFFFCAWTDLLEEVAKFRAARRVWAKIMRERFKAQDPKSWQLRFHTQTAGSSLTAQQPDNNIVRTAISALAAVLGGTQSLHTNSKDEAIALPTEASALTALRTQQIIAYEGGVTNTVDPLGGSYFVEALTSEIEAGVERYFAEIEAKGGVLRCVEDGFFQQEIHESAYRYQRQVENNERVVVGVNRFQVQDEAPMPIQRIDLSVERSQQERLAARKVERDGAAVAEALSALEKAAAGEENLLPLILRAVKTYATVGEISDVLRKAFGAYRATVKM, encoded by the coding sequence ATGCTCGCCCAGTGGGAGACCAAGGTGTCCGCCACGGTCGCCAAGTTCCCCGAGCGCCCCGAGGGCACGGTGACGGGCTCCAGCGAGCCGGTGCAGCGGGTCTACACCCCGCTCGACGTGGAAGGCCTCGACTACGTGCGCGACCTGGGCCTGCCCGGGCAGTACCCCTTCACCCGGGGAATCCAGCCGACCATGTACCGCAGCCGGCTGTGGACCATGCGCCAGTACGCGGGCTTCGGCACCGCCCAGGAGACCAACGCCCGCTTCCGCTACCTGCTCGGCCAGGGTCAGACGGGCCTCTCGACCGCCTTCGACCTGCCGACCCAGATGGGCTACGACTCGGACCACCCGCTGGCGGCGGGCGAGGTCGGCCGCACCGGGGTCGCCATCGACAGCCTCGCCGACATGGAAGTGCTGTTCGAAGGGATCCCGCTGGACAAGGTCTCGACCTCGATGACCATCAACGCCCCGGCGGCGATCCTGCTGTGCATGTACCAGGCGGTGGCCGAGAAGCAGGGCGTCTCCCCCGAGAAGCTCACGGGCACCATCCAGAACGACATCCTCAAGGAGTACATCGCCCGCAACACCTACATCTACCCGCCGGCGGCCTCCATGCGGCTCATCACCGACATCTTCGCCTACTGTGCCGAGGTGATGCCCCGCTGGAACACCATCTCCATCTCGGGCTACCACATGCGCGAGGCAGGTTGCACCGCGGTGCAAGAGGTGGCCTTCACCATGGCCAACGCCACCGCCTACGTGCAGGCGGCCCTGGACCGGGGCCTGGACGTGGACCGTTTCGCCCCGCAGCTCTCGTTCTTCTTCTGCGCCTGGACGGACCTGCTCGAAGAGGTCGCCAAGTTCCGTGCGGCGCGCCGGGTGTGGGCCAAGATCATGCGCGAGCGCTTCAAGGCCCAGGATCCCAAGAGCTGGCAGCTGCGCTTCCACACCCAGACCGCGGGTTCGAGCCTGACGGCCCAGCAGCCCGACAACAACATCGTCCGCACGGCCATCTCGGCGCTGGCGGCGGTGCTCGGCGGCACCCAGTCGTTGCACACCAACTCCAAGGACGAAGCGATCGCCCTGCCGACCGAGGCTTCGGCCCTGACGGCCCTGCGCACCCAGCAGATCATCGCCTACGAAGGCGGCGTCACCAACACCGTCGATCCCCTGGGCGGCTCCTACTTCGTGGAGGCCCTCACCTCCGAGATCGAGGCGGGCGTCGAGCGCTACTTCGCCGAGATCGAGGCCAAGGGCGGCGTGCTGCGCTGCGTCGAGGACGGCTTCTTCCAGCAGGAGATCCACGAGAGCGCCTACCGCTACCAGCGCCAGGTCGAGAACAACGAGCGCGTGGTGGTCGGCGTCAACCGCTTCCAGGTGCAGGACGAGGCTCCCATGCCCATCCAGCGCATCGACCTGTCGGTCGAGCGCTCCCAGCAGGAGCGGCTCGCGGCGCGCAAGGTCGAGCGTGACGGCGCCGCCGTCGCCGAGGCCCTCTCGGCCCTCGAGAAGGCGGCCGCGGGCGAGGAGAACCTCCTGCCCCTCATCCTGCGCGCGGTCAAGACCTACGCCACCGTGGGCGAGATCAGCGACGTCCTGCGCAAGGCCTTCGGCGCCTACCGCGCCACCGTGAAGATGTAG
- the accC gene encoding acetyl-CoA carboxylase biotin carboxylase subunit — protein MFSKVLIANRGEIAVRIIRACQELGIKTVAIYTEADREGRHVQLADQAYSLGTDTYLSTAAIFAIAERAGADAVHPGYGFLAENEPFARECRERGLKWIGPNPAAIGLMGSKTVARRMAIEANVPVVPGITEALTDPEVALSFAAKHGYPCVIKAAAGGGGRGMQVVHAPEEFEAAIAKGIREGEAYFGSGEVYIERYLGKPRHIEIQILCDAHGNAIALGERECTIQRRHQKLVEEAPSVALTPELRRAMGEAAVRMAKAVGYDSAGTCEFLFQDGEFYFLEMNTRIQVEHTVTEMVYGVDLVKEQIQIAAGEPVAEWLLGDLYPRGWSLECRVNAEDPSQNFRPSPGLITRYRRPGGLGVRIDDAVYSGYRIPDQYDSMIAKVITWGKDRSEAIARMKRALKEMIVEGVPTTIPLHLAILDHPAFVSGDLSTHFIGQEMTKEDLAKLAAPAIDPLAAVPAGDEPRERGTERLFEVVVNRELFAVTVSEIGGQATLTAVKPKRPGASRSATAAAASGSLTAPMHATVSRVNVELGQTVTAGTPLVVLEAMKMETEITAPADGTVVELNVKPGQTVEGGQVLAVVK, from the coding sequence ATGTTTTCGAAAGTGCTGATCGCCAATCGCGGTGAGATTGCTGTCCGCATCATCCGGGCCTGCCAAGAGCTCGGGATCAAGACGGTGGCCATCTACACCGAGGCCGATCGGGAGGGGCGCCACGTCCAGCTCGCAGACCAGGCCTACAGCCTCGGCACGGACACCTACCTCTCGACGGCGGCGATCTTCGCGATCGCCGAGCGCGCCGGCGCCGACGCCGTCCACCCCGGCTACGGCTTCCTCGCCGAGAACGAGCCCTTCGCCCGCGAGTGCCGCGAGCGCGGCCTTAAATGGATCGGCCCCAACCCCGCCGCCATCGGCCTGATGGGCTCCAAGACCGTGGCCCGGCGCATGGCCATCGAGGCGAACGTGCCCGTGGTGCCCGGTATCACCGAGGCCCTGACCGATCCCGAGGTCGCCCTGTCCTTCGCCGCCAAGCACGGCTACCCCTGCGTCATCAAGGCGGCGGCCGGCGGCGGCGGGCGCGGCATGCAGGTCGTGCACGCCCCCGAGGAGTTCGAGGCCGCCATCGCCAAGGGCATCCGTGAGGGCGAGGCCTACTTCGGCAGCGGCGAAGTCTACATCGAGCGCTACCTCGGCAAGCCCCGCCACATCGAGATCCAGATCCTCTGCGACGCCCATGGCAACGCCATCGCCCTGGGCGAGCGCGAGTGCACCATCCAGCGCCGCCACCAGAAGCTGGTCGAGGAGGCCCCCTCGGTGGCGCTGACCCCCGAGCTGCGTCGGGCCATGGGCGAGGCCGCGGTGCGCATGGCCAAGGCCGTCGGCTACGACAGCGCGGGCACCTGCGAGTTCCTGTTCCAGGACGGCGAGTTCTACTTTCTCGAGATGAACACCCGCATCCAGGTCGAGCACACCGTCACCGAGATGGTCTACGGGGTGGACCTGGTCAAGGAGCAGATCCAGATCGCCGCCGGCGAGCCCGTCGCCGAGTGGTTGCTCGGCGATCTGTACCCCCGCGGCTGGTCTCTCGAGTGCCGCGTCAACGCCGAGGACCCGAGCCAGAACTTCCGCCCGAGCCCCGGCCTCATCACCCGCTACCGCCGCCCCGGCGGGCTGGGCGTGCGCATCGACGACGCCGTCTACTCGGGCTACCGCATCCCCGACCAGTACGACTCGATGATCGCGAAGGTCATCACCTGGGGCAAGGACCGCAGCGAGGCGATCGCCCGCATGAAGCGCGCCCTCAAGGAGATGATCGTCGAGGGCGTGCCCACCACGATCCCCCTGCACCTCGCGATCCTCGACCACCCCGCCTTCGTTTCGGGCGACCTCTCGACCCACTTCATCGGCCAGGAGATGACCAAGGAAGACCTCGCGAAGCTCGCGGCTCCCGCCATCGACCCCCTCGCCGCCGTGCCGGCGGGTGATGAGCCCCGCGAGCGCGGCACCGAGCGCCTCTTCGAGGTGGTCGTCAACCGCGAGCTGTTCGCCGTCACCGTCAGCGAGATCGGCGGGCAGGCGACGCTCACCGCGGTCAAGCCCAAGCGACCGGGAGCCAGCCGCTCGGCGACGGCAGCCGCCGCCTCCGGGTCGTTGACCGCGCCCATGCACGCCACGGTCTCGCGGGTGAACGTCGAGCTCGGGCAGACGGTCACGGCGGGCACGCCCCTGGTGGTGCTCGAGGCCATGAAGATGGAGACCGAAATCACGGCGCCTGCCGATGGCACCGTCGTGGAGCTCAACGTCAAGCCGGGCCAGACCGTCGAAGGCGGTCAGGTGCTCGCGGTGGTGAAATAA
- the mutY gene encoding A/G-specific adenine glycosylase gives MAARTPSIQPVPLSNAHARGLGAELLTWFEANKRSMPWRGTRDPYRIWVSEVMLQQTQVATVIPYYERFMRRFPSIETLASAPLDEVLKHWEGLGYYSRARNLQKAAQAVVAEHDGRFPEAYDAIRALPGIGDYTAGAVASIAYNQPKPAVDGNVFRVLARLFLVEDDVAQPKSRKRFEDLAQRLIPEGEAWRFNQALMELGATVCTPTQAQCASCPLSSRCGAHREGRVAELPVKSKKAPPRPVTFAVGLIADPLGRFLVVRRPAEGLLGGLWEFPTFELASEAEAASALAEACAERFGLELETLEPLVTVFHQFTHLSAEYRAFAATPAADALLPGETDDRRWVHPEGLEAFAFPQAHLKIRQALSAPRQLDLGLRS, from the coding sequence ATGGCCGCACGTACACCTTCAATCCAACCCGTCCCCCTCTCGAACGCGCATGCCCGCGGGCTCGGCGCTGAGCTGCTCACCTGGTTCGAGGCGAATAAGCGCTCCATGCCCTGGCGCGGCACGCGCGATCCTTACCGGATCTGGGTCTCGGAGGTCATGCTCCAGCAGACGCAGGTGGCGACGGTGATTCCTTACTACGAGCGCTTCATGCGGCGCTTCCCGTCGATCGAGACCCTCGCCTCGGCACCGCTCGACGAGGTGCTGAAGCACTGGGAAGGGCTCGGCTATTACTCTCGCGCGCGCAACCTCCAGAAGGCCGCCCAGGCCGTTGTCGCCGAGCACGACGGACGCTTCCCCGAGGCTTACGACGCTATTCGGGCCCTGCCAGGCATCGGCGACTACACGGCAGGCGCCGTCGCCTCGATTGCCTACAACCAGCCGAAGCCCGCCGTGGACGGCAACGTGTTTCGGGTGCTCGCGCGCCTCTTCCTCGTCGAGGACGATGTGGCGCAGCCCAAGAGTCGCAAGCGCTTCGAGGACCTCGCCCAGCGCCTGATCCCCGAGGGAGAGGCGTGGCGCTTCAACCAAGCCCTGATGGAGCTCGGGGCGACCGTTTGCACGCCTACTCAGGCCCAGTGCGCCTCGTGCCCGCTGAGTTCGCGCTGCGGCGCGCACCGCGAAGGGCGCGTCGCCGAGTTGCCCGTCAAGAGCAAGAAGGCGCCGCCGCGGCCCGTGACGTTCGCGGTCGGCCTGATCGCCGATCCGCTCGGGCGGTTCTTGGTCGTGCGTCGGCCGGCCGAGGGGCTGCTCGGAGGGCTATGGGAGTTCCCGACCTTCGAGCTGGCGTCCGAGGCTGAGGCGGCTTCGGCGCTTGCGGAAGCCTGCGCGGAGCGCTTCGGCCTTGAATTGGAAACGCTGGAGCCCCTGGTGACGGTCTTTCACCAGTTCACCCACCTCAGCGCGGAGTACCGGGCCTTTGCTGCCACGCCTGCCGCAGACGCACTGCTGCCGGGCGAAACGGATGATCGGCGATGGGTGCACCCGGAGGGGTTGGAGGCCTTTGCCTTCCCCCAGGCGCACCTCAAGATCCGGCAGGCGCTCTCGGCGCCGCGCCAGCTCGATTTGGGCTTGCGATCCTAG
- the mutM gene encoding bifunctional DNA-formamidopyrimidine glycosylase/DNA-(apurinic or apyrimidinic site) lyase — protein sequence MPELPEVETIRCDLAPLLVGRRITRVTQALDDPHYRNLYEAAGHRVEALRRRGKYLIADLGEKELVIHLGMTGQLAIAPTPSAKMRHLHVTFHLDDETACYFNDPRRFGWLQVVSPGDYRQIPTLASMGPEPLSPDFALAPFAQRMARARTLKPLLLNQKVVAGLGNIYVDEALHLARLHPERGALTRAESKRLHAAIQEVLRYGVENRGTTFRDYRDGMGAYGTNQDFLRVFGREGEPCPACGTTIVKTWLGGRGTHYCPRCQRL from the coding sequence ATGCCCGAACTGCCTGAAGTCGAGACCATCCGCTGCGACCTGGCGCCCCTCTTGGTGGGGCGGCGGATCACCCGCGTCACCCAGGCCCTGGACGATCCCCATTACCGGAACCTGTACGAAGCCGCCGGGCACCGCGTGGAGGCCCTGCGCCGGAGGGGCAAGTACTTGATCGCGGACCTGGGGGAAAAGGAGCTGGTCATCCACCTGGGCATGACCGGTCAGCTTGCGATCGCTCCCACTCCGAGCGCTAAGATGCGCCACCTGCACGTCACCTTCCACCTGGACGACGAGACCGCCTGCTACTTCAACGACCCGCGCCGCTTCGGCTGGTTGCAGGTGGTCTCGCCCGGCGACTACCGGCAGATCCCGACTCTGGCAAGCATGGGGCCCGAGCCTTTGTCGCCGGACTTCGCCCTTGCGCCCTTCGCCCAGCGCATGGCGCGGGCGCGTACTCTGAAGCCCCTGCTCTTGAACCAGAAGGTGGTGGCGGGGCTCGGCAACATCTACGTGGACGAGGCCCTCCATCTCGCTCGCCTGCACCCAGAGCGCGGAGCGCTGACGCGTGCCGAGTCCAAGCGCCTGCATGCGGCGATCCAGGAGGTCCTGCGATACGGCGTTGAAAATCGGGGGACGACCTTCCGGGATTACCGGGACGGCATGGGCGCCTACGGCACCAACCAGGATTTCTTGCGGGTCTTCGGACGCGAGGGAGAGCCCTGTCCGGCTTGCGGCACGACTATCGTCAAGACGTGGCTAGGCGGTCGCGGAACTCACTACTGCCCCAGGTGCCAGCGCCTCTAA
- a CDS encoding zinc ribbon domain-containing protein, protein MDRESHPAEKRYAFKRPTSQARVYLRCACCGTKSIDDSAFCAQCGASLLGPGPYCCLACGSEILTPSDRHCGDCGAYLPKASRPPKLISPWSSRLFKALAATAVAAGLWLGAQGIGNLRTPFLQAPSLAGIKVGDPQQAVERRIGKPDIKPTEVFWNGRDGKPHRVGLWKYGLTPDSEVANLTVTFLDGKVYQVGVLDKVYRTSEGLRVGDRIAKASRLYGTPIEENLVSGLLPMKYLRQGVVVKIVTMPGNDRVLAVGIESPRALPTVGSDEGIGEGKGSERLDRIQSTPL, encoded by the coding sequence GTGGATCGAGAATCGCATCCCGCGGAGAAGCGATACGCCTTCAAGCGCCCGACCTCGCAGGCCCGGGTCTACTTGCGTTGCGCCTGCTGTGGCACCAAGAGTATCGACGACAGCGCCTTCTGCGCCCAGTGCGGCGCCTCGCTGCTCGGCCCCGGCCCATACTGCTGTCTTGCCTGCGGCAGCGAGATCCTGACGCCGAGCGATCGCCACTGCGGCGATTGCGGGGCCTACCTGCCCAAGGCCTCGCGCCCTCCTAAGCTCATCAGCCCCTGGAGCAGCCGTCTTTTCAAGGCCCTGGCAGCCACCGCGGTCGCCGCCGGGCTCTGGCTCGGCGCGCAGGGGATCGGCAACCTGCGAACGCCGTTCCTGCAGGCCCCGAGCCTCGCCGGCATCAAGGTCGGCGATCCGCAGCAGGCGGTCGAGCGGCGCATCGGCAAGCCGGACATCAAGCCGACCGAAGTCTTCTGGAACGGGCGCGACGGCAAGCCGCACCGGGTCGGGCTTTGGAAGTACGGACTCACCCCCGACTCGGAGGTGGCGAACCTGACGGTGACCTTCCTGGACGGCAAGGTCTACCAGGTCGGCGTCCTCGACAAGGTGTATCGCACGAGCGAAGGGCTGCGCGTGGGCGATCGCATCGCCAAGGCGAGCCGGCTCTACGGCACCCCCATCGAGGAGAACCTGGTCTCCGGCCTGCTACCCATGAAGTACCTGCGACAAGGCGTCGTGGTCAAGATCGTGACGATGCCGGGGAATGACCGGGTGCTCGCGGTCGGGATCGAATCACCCCGCGCGCTGCCGACGGTCGGCTCGGACGAGGGGATCGGCGAGGGCAAGGGATCCGAGCGGCTGGACCGGATCCAGAGCACCCCGCTCTAA
- a CDS encoding tetratricopeptide repeat protein produces MWWFKSKNKSRDMVREHLERGLEFAREGYFEEAENEFTASLEIAPDFKPTRLAFGAFLRDQERYEDALVHYHHLMKLDPEDAEPFFQMGETYLQAGRRDWAVAQYRQALLRKPDDPQAQARLNEAAAEQIDFSVGEGGSLREHQVLALAQFKQAKAQIKRQQSLGYRLRHLLTRRST; encoded by the coding sequence ATGTGGTGGTTCAAATCCAAGAACAAGTCCCGGGACATGGTCCGGGAGCACCTGGAGCGCGGCCTGGAGTTCGCGCGCGAGGGCTACTTCGAAGAAGCCGAGAACGAGTTCACGGCCTCGCTCGAGATCGCGCCCGACTTCAAGCCGACGCGCCTGGCCTTCGGGGCCTTCCTGCGCGATCAGGAGCGCTACGAGGACGCCCTCGTCCACTACCACCACCTCATGAAGCTCGATCCCGAGGACGCTGAGCCCTTCTTCCAGATGGGCGAGACCTACCTGCAGGCGGGCCGTCGCGACTGGGCGGTCGCCCAGTATCGCCAGGCCCTGCTCCGCAAGCCGGATGACCCCCAGGCCCAGGCGCGCCTCAACGAGGCCGCCGCCGAGCAGATCGACTTCTCGGTGGGCGAGGGGGGCTCGCTGCGCGAGCACCAGGTGCTCGCCCTCGCGCAGTTCAAACAGGCAAAGGCCCAGATCAAGCGCCAGCAATCCCTGGGCTATCGCCTGCGCCATCTCCTCACGCGCCGCTCGACCTGA